In Paenibacillus thermoaerophilus, the following proteins share a genomic window:
- a CDS encoding IS3 family transposase, whose protein sequence is RFYNNERLQAKLNGLSPMEFRTKAA, encoded by the coding sequence TCCGTTTTTACAATAACGAGCGATTACAGGCAAAACTAAACGGCCTCAGTCCCATGGAATTCAGGACCAAGGCCGCTTAA